A window of Streptomyces sp. N50 contains these coding sequences:
- a CDS encoding SDR family oxidoreductase translates to MRTALVGGGASGIGHAVAERLAGSGDRVVITGRRADALEAAAARLGTIVGDGPAREVHALISDMADPHSAVAAMAEIDDRYGGLDVLVLNAGGPPPGGILDLDDARWREASELLLLGPLRLARLAMPGMAKRGFGRVVFVTSTAVRQPQPDLAASVVLRSAVTAAAKLLSREFAAQGVTVNCVAPGATSTERRTQILTNRARAAHRGFDELDAQDLAHIPAGRAALPAEIAAAVAFLASDEAAYINGTVLTVDGGRTETI, encoded by the coding sequence ATGCGGACAGCATTGGTCGGAGGCGGTGCGAGCGGTATCGGCCACGCGGTCGCCGAGCGCCTGGCGGGTTCGGGCGACCGGGTGGTGATCACCGGTCGGCGCGCCGACGCCCTCGAAGCCGCGGCCGCGCGGCTCGGCACCATCGTGGGCGACGGCCCGGCGCGCGAGGTGCACGCCCTGATCAGCGACATGGCCGATCCGCACTCGGCCGTAGCCGCGATGGCGGAGATCGACGACCGGTACGGCGGCCTCGACGTGCTCGTGCTGAACGCCGGTGGTCCGCCGCCCGGCGGGATCCTCGACCTCGACGACGCGCGGTGGCGGGAGGCGTCCGAGCTGTTGCTGCTCGGCCCGCTGCGGCTCGCGCGCCTCGCGATGCCGGGCATGGCGAAGCGGGGCTTCGGGCGGGTGGTGTTCGTGACGTCCACGGCGGTACGGCAGCCCCAGCCCGACCTGGCCGCGTCGGTGGTGCTGCGCTCGGCGGTCACGGCCGCGGCCAAGTTGCTCTCCCGCGAGTTCGCGGCCCAGGGCGTGACCGTCAACTGCGTTGCCCCCGGCGCCACTTCGACCGAGCGGCGGACGCAGATCCTCACCAACCGCGCACGCGCCGCCCACCGCGGTTTCGACGAACTCGACGCGCAGGATCTCGCGCACATTCCGGCCGGGCGGGCCGCGCTGCCGGCGGAGATCGCGGCGGCCGTGGCGTTCCTGGCCTCCGACGAGGCGGCGTACATCAACGGGACCGTGCTCACGGTCGACGGCGGAAGGACGGAGACGATCTGA
- a CDS encoding cupin domain-containing protein, with product MADSGSGFTMGDFLGSIHDTVQPGAARPVVVHADELAPLPADQVHNPTVLAIAGLLPTASFELFRQTIPAGLSSDMQRHHHETVHFVISGNGHSEIEDDTEPWATGDFIYTPPWTWHRHYNDSDTEPVEFLTIENSRLLNLLGVGRRQSAGLVTVAEARARFKEEQA from the coding sequence ATGGCGGACTCAGGATCCGGCTTCACCATGGGTGATTTCCTCGGCTCGATCCACGACACCGTGCAGCCCGGTGCGGCGCGCCCGGTAGTCGTGCACGCCGACGAACTCGCGCCCCTGCCTGCCGACCAGGTGCACAACCCGACCGTGCTGGCGATCGCCGGACTGCTGCCGACGGCCAGCTTCGAACTCTTCCGGCAGACCATCCCGGCGGGTCTCAGCTCGGACATGCAGCGCCACCATCACGAGACGGTGCACTTCGTCATCAGCGGGAACGGCCACAGCGAGATCGAGGACGACACCGAACCCTGGGCCACCGGCGACTTCATCTACACCCCGCCCTGGACCTGGCACCGCCACTACAACGACTCCGACACCGAGCCGGTCGAGTTCCTCACCATCGAGAACTCCCGCCTGCTGAACCTGCTGGGCGTCGGACGCCGGCAGAGCGCGGGCCTGGTCACGGTCGCGGAGGCCCGCGCACGATTCAAGGAGGAGCAGGCATGA
- a CDS encoding alpha/beta fold hydrolase, whose product MSPLPAHIGIWGELSDVEHELRFVDVAGVRTRVLRAGSGPDLILLHGTGGHLEAYARDIAGLAADFRVTAYDMVGHGWSDLPDRPYTIDVLSDHLLGLMDELGIDRAHLSGESLGGWVTAWTAAHHPDRVERLVLNTPGNIANKPEVMVKMRESTLAAVRDPSDETVRRRVEFLFHDTSMVTDELVNLRRAVYGRPGFLRAIENTLVLQDPEIRKEFAWDPAWVGQVTAPTLLLWTDHDPTGGLDEAAMLQSWLPDARLHVIEDAGHWPQWEKPAEFLRAHRDFLLLGKDPA is encoded by the coding sequence ATGAGCCCGCTGCCCGCCCACATCGGCATCTGGGGCGAACTGTCCGACGTGGAGCACGAGTTGCGCTTCGTCGACGTCGCCGGCGTCCGCACCAGGGTCCTGCGCGCGGGGTCCGGCCCCGACCTGATCCTGCTGCACGGCACCGGCGGACATCTGGAGGCCTACGCCCGGGACATCGCCGGGCTCGCCGCCGACTTCCGCGTCACCGCCTACGACATGGTCGGCCACGGCTGGTCCGACCTGCCGGACCGTCCGTACACGATCGACGTGCTCTCGGATCATCTCCTCGGCCTGATGGACGAGTTGGGGATCGACAGGGCGCACCTCTCCGGCGAGTCGCTCGGCGGCTGGGTGACCGCGTGGACCGCGGCCCACCACCCCGACCGCGTCGAACGGCTCGTGCTCAACACCCCCGGGAACATCGCCAACAAGCCCGAGGTCATGGTCAAGATGCGCGAGAGCACCCTGGCCGCCGTCCGCGACCCGAGCGACGAAACCGTGCGCCGCCGCGTCGAGTTCCTCTTCCACGACACGTCGATGGTCACCGACGAACTGGTCAACCTGCGCCGCGCGGTCTACGGCCGCCCCGGCTTCCTGCGCGCGATCGAGAACACCCTGGTGCTCCAAGACCCGGAGATACGCAAGGAGTTCGCCTGGGACCCGGCCTGGGTCGGCCAAGTCACCGCACCCACCCTGCTGTTGTGGACCGACCACGACCCGACCGGCGGACTGGACGAGGCGGCGATGCTCCAGAGCTGGCTCCCCGACGCCCGCCTGCACGTCATCGAGGACGCGGGCCACTGGCCGCAGTGGGAGAAACCCGCCGAATTCTTGCGCGCCCACCGCGACTTCCTCCTCCTCGGCAAGGACCCGGCATGA
- a CDS encoding 2,3-dihydroxyphenylpropionate 1,2-dioxygenase translates to MSEILGLVALSHSPFATLLPPDGPEQPGGRFLAEAARLSRTVARLAPDAVVVIGPDHFHANFYDAMPPFLIGVEHAVGFGDFGSRPGPLPVAAELAWSAYDGLTRAGFDLSLSYSLTVDHGLVQSYEMVCGGADIPMVPLVVNTAAPPLPTMERCIGFGRALGDTLRGDGAAGRVLLIASGGLSHWLPTNDPRDPAMAEDRRHSVIHGREDAQAFAAAREPRVRAMGGDPHAHVNSAWDRWFLKQLGTGESEPIAALGDTGLEEQAGSGGHEIRTWLIGHAAVRAPLVWSAYEPVPEWITGMGIGATFEVE, encoded by the coding sequence ATGAGCGAGATCCTCGGCCTGGTCGCCCTGTCCCACTCCCCCTTCGCCACCCTGCTGCCGCCCGACGGCCCCGAGCAGCCCGGCGGCCGGTTCCTCGCCGAGGCGGCCCGGCTCTCCCGGACGGTCGCGCGGCTCGCGCCCGACGCGGTCGTGGTCATCGGCCCCGACCACTTCCACGCGAACTTCTACGACGCGATGCCGCCGTTCCTCATCGGCGTCGAACACGCCGTCGGATTCGGCGACTTCGGCAGCCGACCCGGCCCTCTGCCGGTCGCCGCCGAACTGGCCTGGTCCGCCTACGACGGGCTCACCCGCGCGGGCTTCGACCTGTCGCTGTCGTACTCGCTGACCGTCGACCACGGGCTCGTGCAGAGCTACGAGATGGTGTGCGGGGGCGCCGACATCCCGATGGTGCCGCTCGTCGTCAACACCGCCGCTCCCCCGCTGCCCACCATGGAGCGCTGCATCGGCTTCGGCCGGGCGCTCGGCGACACCCTGCGCGGCGACGGCGCCGCCGGCCGGGTCCTGCTCATCGCGAGCGGCGGGCTCTCCCACTGGCTGCCGACCAACGACCCGCGCGATCCGGCGATGGCCGAGGACCGCCGCCACTCGGTGATCCACGGCCGCGAGGACGCCCAGGCCTTCGCGGCAGCGCGTGAGCCCCGGGTACGGGCGATGGGTGGCGATCCCCACGCGCACGTGAACAGCGCGTGGGACCGCTGGTTCCTCAAGCAGCTGGGGACGGGAGAGTCCGAGCCGATCGCGGCCCTCGGCGACACGGGCCTTGAGGAGCAGGCGGGCAGCGGCGGGCACGAGATCCGTACGTGGCTGATCGGGCATGCCGCGGTACGGGCGCCGCTGGTGTGGAGCGCGTACGAGCCGGTTCCGGAGTGGATCACCGGGATGGGGATCGGGGCGACCTTCGAGGTGGAGTGA
- a CDS encoding nuclear transport factor 2 family protein — translation MSAFPDNLRKAISTHDLEALVACFTEDYRCDMPTHPARSFVGQEVVRKNWTGLFARVPDIEARVLRAVRDGDVVWSEWEMTGTAVDDTPFLVRGVVVAHTEGDRVAQANFYLDPVERDGA, via the coding sequence GTGTCCGCGTTCCCCGACAACCTCCGCAAGGCGATCTCGACCCACGATCTCGAGGCACTGGTCGCCTGCTTCACCGAGGACTACCGCTGCGACATGCCGACCCACCCGGCGCGGAGTTTCGTGGGACAGGAGGTCGTCCGCAAGAACTGGACCGGCCTCTTCGCCCGCGTCCCGGACATCGAGGCGCGCGTGCTGCGGGCCGTGCGGGACGGTGACGTCGTCTGGAGCGAGTGGGAGATGACGGGCACCGCTGTCGACGACACGCCTTTTCTGGTGAGGGGTGTGGTCGTCGCGCACACCGAGGGCGACCGGGTCGCGCAGGCGAACTTCTATCTGGATCCGGTCGAGCGGGACGGTGCGTGA
- a CDS encoding ATP-binding protein, which produces MTTSFVGRDSELDTVRTALARQRCVTLTGGGGVGKSRLALRVAEQVRGQYADGVWWVDLSNLYDDRLFTATVCDAVDLLDHNPRAPVEALCEWLTGRQILLVFDCCERVLASCLLLVSELLAAAPQLTVLATSRQAIGVRGEHRVEVAPLSMEEGGSKDAVRLFRERCATAAPALSLDSPGSAEAVDAICRRLEGIPLAVELACARLRESSLAEIAERLGSRLDTLVDETVWPRRHRALRTAIGWSHELCSPLERLLWARLSVFRGPLDVGDAQSVCAGGPLIADDIPWLLERLVDQSVLQQVGTRYRMLDTLCEYGAMWLAELGEEEVLARLHAAHFAAMLAEAEAGWLSDQQVAWYARIAATHADVRAALDHLIEADPDAAVEMAGRTGLFWPCCGHLHESRDYLERVLALDTPRGPSRTRAQWALGITLTLQGDHGTALRVGEECTEAAREDGTPQSELFAAHTLGLTHLMAGRPEAAYDVCDQALISHGTSPPSGAPQLCCMVIRTFAHSALGRLAEAYEAAIALRRLSVRYGEHWARSYAFHQLAFIDLLQGRAHDAELHARAMLTSKHNLNDNLGIALALDLLTGANAVQGNGIAAARTSGTGNTFWRMLGHPNHGTPELSEVRDQWELQARKSVGDDAYDKAFTNALNDDAEQGLALVMQGPLAS; this is translated from the coding sequence ATGACGACCAGCTTTGTCGGCCGCGACAGCGAACTCGACACGGTCAGAACGGCGTTGGCGCGGCAGCGATGCGTCACGCTCACCGGTGGCGGCGGGGTCGGGAAGAGCCGGCTGGCGCTGCGTGTCGCGGAGCAGGTCCGGGGGCAGTACGCCGACGGGGTCTGGTGGGTCGACCTGTCCAACCTCTACGACGACCGGCTGTTCACCGCGACGGTCTGCGACGCGGTCGATCTCCTGGACCACAATCCGCGCGCCCCGGTCGAGGCGCTGTGCGAGTGGCTGACCGGCCGGCAGATCCTTCTCGTCTTCGACTGCTGCGAACGCGTGTTGGCCTCCTGCCTGCTCCTGGTGAGCGAACTCCTCGCCGCGGCACCCCAGTTGACCGTGCTCGCCACCAGCAGACAGGCCATCGGGGTCCGGGGTGAGCACCGCGTCGAGGTGGCTCCGCTCTCCATGGAGGAGGGCGGCAGCAAAGACGCCGTACGGCTGTTCCGGGAGCGCTGTGCCACGGCCGCGCCCGCGCTGTCCCTGGACTCCCCCGGTTCCGCCGAAGCCGTCGACGCCATCTGCCGGCGCCTGGAGGGAATCCCGCTCGCGGTCGAGCTCGCCTGCGCGCGCCTGCGGGAGAGCAGCCTCGCGGAGATCGCCGAGCGTCTCGGTTCGCGGCTGGACACGCTGGTGGACGAGACGGTGTGGCCTCGGCGGCACCGAGCGCTGCGTACGGCGATCGGCTGGAGTCATGAACTGTGCTCGCCGCTCGAGAGGTTGCTGTGGGCCAGGCTGTCCGTCTTCCGCGGTCCCCTCGACGTGGGCGACGCGCAGTCCGTCTGCGCGGGCGGTCCGCTCATCGCGGACGACATCCCGTGGCTTCTCGAGCGGCTGGTCGACCAGTCGGTCCTCCAACAGGTCGGCACCCGTTACCGGATGCTCGACACGCTGTGCGAGTACGGCGCCATGTGGCTCGCGGAACTCGGTGAGGAGGAGGTCCTCGCCCGGCTCCATGCCGCGCACTTCGCCGCGATGCTGGCCGAGGCCGAGGCCGGCTGGCTCAGCGACCAGCAGGTCGCCTGGTACGCGCGGATCGCGGCGACCCACGCCGACGTACGCGCCGCACTCGACCACCTCATCGAGGCGGATCCCGATGCCGCCGTCGAGATGGCGGGCCGCACGGGCCTGTTCTGGCCGTGCTGCGGGCACCTCCACGAATCCCGCGACTATCTCGAACGCGTCCTGGCCCTCGACACCCCCAGGGGCCCGTCCCGCACCCGCGCGCAGTGGGCCCTGGGGATCACGCTCACCCTCCAGGGCGACCACGGCACCGCCCTGCGCGTCGGCGAGGAGTGCACCGAGGCGGCCCGCGAGGACGGCACCCCGCAGTCCGAGCTCTTCGCCGCCCACACCCTCGGGCTCACCCACCTCATGGCGGGCCGACCCGAGGCCGCGTACGACGTGTGCGACCAGGCGCTGATCAGCCACGGCACATCGCCGCCGTCGGGCGCGCCGCAGCTGTGCTGCATGGTGATCCGGACCTTCGCCCACTCCGCGCTGGGCCGCCTGGCCGAGGCCTACGAGGCGGCCATCGCCCTGCGCCGGCTCAGCGTCCGGTACGGCGAGCACTGGGCCCGGTCGTACGCGTTCCACCAACTCGCCTTCATAGACCTGCTCCAGGGCCGCGCGCACGACGCCGAACTGCATGCCCGGGCCATGCTCACCAGCAAGCACAACCTCAACGACAACCTCGGCATCGCCCTCGCGCTCGACCTCCTCACCGGGGCGAACGCGGTCCAGGGCAACGGCATCGCGGCCGCGCGCACGTCCGGCACCGGGAACACGTTCTGGCGCATGCTCGGCCACCCGAACCACGGCACCCCCGAACTCTCCGAGGTCCGCGACCAGTGGGAACTGCAGGCCCGCAAGTCGGTCGGCGACGACGCCTACGACAAGGCCTTCACCAACGCCCTGAACGACGACGCGGAACAGGGCCTCGCCCTGGTGATGCAGGGCCCGCTCGCCTCCTGA
- a CDS encoding LysE family translocator, with the protein MNLGNGISVAAISLGVVITPGPNMMYMVSRSIAQGRRAGVVSLGGVAAGALVFVVVTNLGLTAVLRTVPVLYTSFKIAGAAYLGWLAWQAFRSDGASVFAPREMADTSTRRLFAMGLVTNLLNPKIALLYLSLIPQFVDIRAGHVLLQGFAFGGIQVAVSVCANLVIILVAGTLSNFLVQRPTWLRIQRYVTGAALGTLALLLATDQSQA; encoded by the coding sequence GTGAACCTGGGCAACGGGATCAGCGTGGCCGCGATATCCCTCGGCGTCGTGATCACTCCCGGGCCGAACATGATGTACATGGTCTCGCGGAGCATCGCCCAGGGCCGCCGCGCCGGGGTGGTGTCGCTGGGCGGGGTCGCGGCCGGCGCCCTGGTCTTCGTGGTGGTGACGAACCTCGGCCTGACGGCCGTGCTGAGAACCGTGCCCGTGCTGTACACGTCCTTCAAGATCGCGGGCGCCGCCTACCTGGGCTGGCTCGCCTGGCAGGCCTTCAGATCCGACGGCGCGTCCGTCTTCGCCCCACGCGAGATGGCGGACACCTCCACCCGCCGACTCTTCGCCATGGGCCTGGTCACGAACCTCCTCAACCCCAAGATCGCCCTGCTCTACCTCTCCCTGATCCCGCAGTTCGTGGACATCCGGGCGGGCCACGTCCTGCTCCAGGGCTTCGCCTTCGGCGGCATCCAGGTCGCCGTGAGCGTGTGCGCGAACCTGGTCATCATCTTGGTCGCGGGCACCCTCTCGAATTTCCTTGTCCAGCGCCCCACTTGGCTGCGGATACAGCGGTACGTCACGGGAGCCGCGCTCGGCACGCTCGCCCTGCTGCTGGCGACGGACCAGTCGCAGGCGTGA